The bacterium genome has a segment encoding these proteins:
- a CDS encoding Ig-like domain-containing protein encodes MRTTRTPVRAALLAVIALALPTALAAQVPQTIAIDGVNDFNPANLLDADGGDTQFTQIDIGDFYVTNDAVKLYVGFDHENGTFGTVQLGIAIDVGTPAGGTLDPWGRQLEWSLAANKPDFMFYVNLDNNWQGGMYWNGSAWANLSAPGNGALGWIAGNGFAEIGVLLASLGVAPGANINVEAWVTQDSPTKGPLDAAANDASQLSTPGSTTWDTPVDIPMIDYLAFTVMNAADNDPPTLSGAQHLTAGVVDVTFSEPVGLATSQTPGNYLVTGATVNTATRDALNQNVVHLALAADIGASATMYTVTVSNVQDAAGNPIVAGSTACFAIKNVVFRGRMSQFLTSQTPPYGSFTVEGGTLPLTWSLCDGMSGVDQGGGVYEVASDFCLPGNCGTGAATANLEWKWVYNCATYEPIAGNRNHVMDLATGAQDVLDVWWNDADPTQFTAHAIDVLLHVDLNVYGFTPGDVVAVNGSDAPLDYTVPSINLLADDGVAPDATAADGIYSVAVTFPAGSRKNVTYKFLLNDAYECFAQGDRGVFLNDELFDTVGGILGPLDLPVVHFDRCTTTWRPVKVVFRVDANVGQTPVGPGDELSVNGTTSNVAPPS; translated from the coding sequence ATGCGCACCACCCGAACCCCGGTCCGCGCCGCCCTGCTGGCCGTGATCGCCCTGGCCCTGCCGACGGCGCTCGCGGCCCAGGTGCCGCAGACCATCGCCATCGACGGCGTCAACGATTTCAATCCGGCTAACCTGCTGGACGCCGACGGCGGCGACACCCAGTTCACCCAGATCGACATCGGCGACTTCTACGTGACCAACGACGCCGTGAAGCTCTACGTCGGCTTCGACCACGAGAACGGCACCTTCGGCACGGTCCAGCTGGGCATCGCCATCGACGTGGGCACCCCCGCCGGCGGCACCCTCGATCCCTGGGGCCGGCAGCTCGAGTGGAGCCTCGCGGCCAACAAGCCCGACTTCATGTTCTACGTGAACCTCGACAACAACTGGCAGGGCGGCATGTACTGGAACGGCTCCGCCTGGGCCAACCTCTCGGCGCCCGGCAACGGGGCGCTCGGCTGGATCGCCGGCAACGGCTTCGCCGAGATCGGCGTGCTGCTTGCCTCGCTGGGCGTCGCGCCGGGGGCGAACATCAACGTCGAGGCCTGGGTCACCCAGGACAGCCCGACCAAGGGCCCCCTGGACGCCGCCGCCAACGACGCCAGCCAGCTCTCGACCCCGGGCTCGACGACCTGGGACACGCCCGTCGACATCCCGATGATCGACTACCTGGCCTTCACCGTCATGAACGCCGCCGACAACGACCCGCCGACCCTGTCGGGAGCGCAGCACCTGACCGCGGGCGTCGTGGACGTCACCTTCAGCGAGCCGGTCGGGCTCGCCACCTCGCAGACGCCCGGCAACTACCTGGTCACCGGGGCGACGGTCAACACGGCCACGCGCGACGCCCTCAACCAGAACGTCGTGCACCTCGCGCTGGCGGCCGACATCGGCGCCAGCGCCACGATGTACACCGTGACGGTGAGCAACGTGCAGGACGCCGCCGGCAACCCGATCGTCGCGGGCAGCACGGCCTGCTTCGCCATCAAGAACGTTGTGTTCCGCGGCCGCATGAGCCAGTTCCTGACGAGCCAGACGCCCCCCTACGGCAGTTTCACCGTCGAGGGCGGCACGCTGCCGCTGACCTGGTCGCTGTGCGACGGCATGTCCGGCGTGGACCAGGGCGGCGGCGTCTACGAGGTCGCCTCCGACTTCTGCCTGCCCGGCAACTGCGGCACCGGCGCCGCCACGGCCAACCTGGAGTGGAAGTGGGTCTACAACTGCGCGACCTACGAGCCGATCGCCGGCAACCGCAACCACGTCATGGACCTCGCCACCGGCGCCCAGGATGTCCTGGACGTGTGGTGGAACGACGCGGACCCGACCCAGTTCACCGCCCACGCCATCGACGTGCTGCTGCACGTGGACCTGAACGTCTACGGCTTCACGCCCGGCGACGTCGTGGCGGTCAACGGCTCCGACGCGCCGCTGGACTACACCGTCCCCTCGATCAACCTGCTGGCTGATGACGGCGTCGCCCCGGACGCGACGGCCGCCGACGGCATCTACTCCGTCGCCGTCACCTTCCCGGCCGGCTCGCGCAAGAACGTGACCTACAAGTTCCTGCTCAACGACGCCTACGAGTGCTTTGCGCAGGGCGACCGCGGCGTCTTCCTGAACGACGAGCTCTTCGACACCGTCGGCGGGATCCTCGGCCCCCTGGACCTGCCCGTGGTCCACTTCGACCGCTGCACCACGACCTGGCGGCCGGTCAAGGTCGTGTTTCGCGTGGACGCGAACGTCGGGCAGACCCCGGTCGGCCCCGGCGACGAGCTGTCGGTCAACGGCACCACGAGCAACGTCGCGCCGCCCAGC